The genomic window cagcctaaaggtttcccTGTACCATAACAAGTGGAGATGTGAACAGACCGtagcctactcttgtgccaatcaccaagttttggccaatcCAGTATAGCCAACTGTTTGAACCGTGTGtaaataaggcaaacactgagctgtaaccaatccagctgtttttgtccctcacttccgttttctgtatgtcactgtcctttttctgtctataaatcttcttccagcACGTGGCTGCGCTGGAGTACCCCAATCTACTGTGGCTCAGGAGGCTGACCAATTTGCAAAGTGTTCTTCGCTTAATTAAACTCTTACATTTAATGCAactgaagttttctcttttattaccTCTAATCCAATGGCCTTCCCCACCCTTCTCTTGGCTACCTTCCATGCCTGTCTTTAGATTTACCTTCAATGTCACCTTCTCCAAGAAGCTTTCCTTAAACCCAGCATTGTGCTGTGATCCTCTTCTATGCTTGCCATGTCATAGAATAAGTTTCTATGTGTGCCTGTCTCCTCATTCTGAGTGTCAGCTTATCAATGGACGTGACTGTATCATATTCACATGGATACACCCACACATAGCACACTCTCAGGAAATGCCTCTGGAACTCTTTTTATACCCCCCACCACCTGTTCAGGATTATGGACATAGGTTTTAGTCATTGCAAAACTCACTTCAATGTTTGTTACAGAAGGATGCTCCACATCAGTGAAACTAACTGGCAGGTAAGAAGTGACATGGATTAAAACCCAAAGGCTGgcatttttctaaaagaaatgtcTATGACAAAGACCTCAAATCTCACTGAAATTGTTCCTCATTTTGATGCTTAGTAACATCTAATCAGGGATAAAATATACAATCAGATTTAGTTGTGGTATTAACCCTACTCTGGTATCCAAGAACTCGTAAATATCCTATAGCacttctaaaatttaaataaaagataaacttGTAAGGACACATATTGATAACCAGAGAACATAAAGTTGTCTataacagcattttattttttattacagattGAAGATGTCCTTGACAACATTGTGTAGATGCTATCTGTTTGCTTAAGGAGAACATGCTATAGATAACTATAGTATATACCAGCACCATTGAGAGTAGCTGTCTTTGATCAACTTTATAAAATTGAACTCTTAGAACAACAAAATCAGTAAAGTATTGTTTTGGTGAATGCCGTATCAAAAACACAGACATTTGATTTTATTATAGAACCCATGCTCCTGAAATAAGTGGAGAAAACACTTTCTGCATCTCAGCAGCCCTTCTGGATTCCCTTGCATGCATATTACACAGGGTTTGAAGGTAGCCTTCCAAAATATTAGCTGAAAGCTTCCTCGGAAAGCAAATCTTTCCCACATCCTTCCCTGCAGTTCCTCTTTAAGAGGTGTCAGCATGGCTGAAAGAATGAAGTGGCTGCACATTGTTTGGCCATGCTATTATGTGCTTAACATTTCCATAACAAAAGTGCCACTCGACTTCTCCCCGATTAATGCAGCTCGAGGGCTCTTGTCGTCCTTtaataaaacattgttgaaatcaTTTATTTAGAGCCCCTGGTTACTAGTGGGAGAATGACCATCTTTGTGCCAAAATATAGTGTATACAGTCCACTATTTTGTAGTAGATCATTCTGTTATTTAAGAAATTGATTAAGTTGATGCTTAGAAGGAAGGTATTTATGCTAATAGCACATGACTTATGTCATTCAGATAGTCAAGAGTGAACCTTTTCCACTGTCTTCCAGAGGCAATCTCTCAAATAGATTACAGTAAAGTCCAACTTTACTTCGCTCACAAAGCAGCGAGACCACTGGAAACTCAACCCTCCTTAACTACATTGGCCACAAGGCATTTGCAACCTGATGCCCTCCCACAACCTTGCTTTGAGTAGTTGGGAGAAACAGGGCCAATTGGCAAGAGTTCTGATGTCCCTTGGTGTAAGAGGTCAAAACACAAATAACGctggcttttctttttatggGTTGAAAAGAGATACATGAGGTTATTTTGTTAGAGAGCCTCCACAATGAACTCAACAAGCTAACAATGCAAAGccaaagtttaaaagtagaaaaaattttaatacaatgtTTGAGGTCTCTGAAAGTCCTCTTGGTATTTTGGGGATCTATTTTTATTTGATGCTCTGTAACATTGCtgggatgggggtgagggtgTGAATACAGATGGTGGCAAGGAAGACAGAAAGCTTATTCCCATGAGAGTTCTCCTGACTCTTCAAGGCAGAGAGATGGCAAGATTCTGTCTTCACTCACAGGGACCCCATCTGAAGAATGGTGGTGCACCCTAGATGTGTTAGAGCCTGGTGGTCCCTTAAATTTGTGGCAGTCTGGGCCAGGAGCTATGTCCATCCTTCTAGACATTTGTAGGGTTGCTGTCCAAGTACAGAGAATTCCTGCTACTTAGTAGAAGAACTTATTTCCCTACAGACATGTTTCTACTTTACATACATGTATTGCTCATGTACATCGctatatattgtttaaaataaacaGAGACCTTATGTTATGTCCATTGTGATTATATACAAAAGCATTGCTATGTGCTCGGGTGAGCAGTGAAGCCTGAACCTCCTTCTATTTACTGTATGGTCACTGTCAGTTCAATGAACTGCCTCCTTGTTCTCGACCATTGTCCCACACTCCCTTAAACATTTGTCACTGAAGTGCCTCCAAAGACAAATAAACTGTCACTGAGAATTCAAACCTGCTAACTGTGGAAATGGGAAAGGCCATGAGGACTCATGATTTTACATGAAATCTAGAAGGAGTTCTTCTCACCCTGGCAGAGTGCTGTTAGAAGGGTGATGCTTTTTGAGAATCCCCAGGAAAAGCCAGAGATaccttttctttcattaatgGGACTTCCAGCCATTCTCCATGGGACATTTGAGATGGCCAAATGTCCAAAATTCCAAAAGGCTCCCCAGAGAGTGTGAGATATTACAGATGTCAACATCTGTAAAAATCCTTTCTGCTTAGAAGCAGATGGCAATATGCAATCTCATAACCACTAGCCGAAGGGTTCTAACATCTCAACAACCTCCGCTAGGTCTGTAGGGGTACCAGaggactcctgggctccagtgtaTAATTGTTTAAATTAAAATGGACCACCAATCAATGTTCACTTTCTTTAAGGAAGAAAGCATAAAGCCTCGTGTCCTCTCTCCCCAAGAGCGAGTTGTGTTGATTTATTCCAGGCAGATGCTTTTGACAGGACCCTGTAAAATCAAGTTGTGAGTTTATTGTAGCAGTTAATTATCAGGCCTTTTCTAGTGCTAATGCCTTTTACTTCTTACTGGGGAAAACTGGGCCTTTTACTGGGACAAAGACTTAACTTTTAGTCAAGAATGTGTTAAAATAACATGAGATGGAgatgatttaaatatatttaaggaCAAACACAGGAGCACTGCTAACTTGTCGTTTTGTAAAGAAAGCTGATTTCATTTACAAGTCTCTGGGAATACTCTTTGTTCACTTCCCAAAGAAACAACGCTCTCAGCTTTGTTTTAACAATATGTTTACTCAACCATTCAGGTGACTGGAGATTCCAACCACACACCACTCTCCTGGGCTTAAGTCTGACACTACAGCTATCTTAGACTTTCTAAAACAATACATATAGAAATCGTGGTTTTAGGTGCACCAAGAAGTGTCTTGAAGACCTCCATAAAAGCTGGGAAAAGAGCGAGTTAGAGGCACAAGAAACCTTGAAAGTAGGGGGGGTGGGAGTGGGTAGGAGGAAGTCAGAATGGGGGCATAGCTTCGTTAATTACTTTAGGCAGCAGAGAAATCTGGTTATGTTTTATCAGCACATGTTAATATCAAATAAAGAGACACCAGATCTTGCTAATCTGTCGACCCCTCAGACAAAGTTTATTTGTGGTGACTTTTAAACTCCCGACTTGCCTTCCAATCACCGCGTttaaaatgaaaagctttaaaTAAACACCAGGAATAGAagataaataaactttttttcccccttgcaaGTGCCTAGCTTGGCGAGGTTCAGGCTCAAATCCCCAGAGGACAGAGCGCTCTCTTTTGTGTTAATGTTTAAAAGATTTTCCAATGCCGGAGTTTATTCCTACTGCAAACATTTCTATTTACAAGGTCAAGTGTATCAGCACTCGACACAGCTTAAGAGTGTAATTATTTATCTAAGGGCGTTTGAGTGTAGATCAGTAGCTCTGGCAGGAACCCAGCCTTCAGCCACTGCTAAACAACTCCTCACAACAATATTACAAGTTCTGGTGATTGTTCCTTTCCCTTGTGTGTTTACTTTTGCTGGTCTGAATGTTTTGCAacaaaattttgtactttttcacCAAAAGTGTGAAAATGACTTTGAAGTGTTGAGCTTGCAAGCTTCCTAAAACCTATTGGTAACAGATGTTATTGGCATGTTTGATTGAGAATGGCTAGTAGCCAGAGAGGATACTCTTGGGGGTAAGGGGTGACGGGAAGGGGGATACAAAGAGGGGAGGTCTCAGGGGAAAAGGGGGAGGCGGGGCAACATGATGTCTGAGTTATCCTCAAATTATGTACAGGAGACACTATTTTGTGAATTCTCTCCACAAATGCAAACACCAATAGAGGCCagtcaattatatatttttggctGCCTCATTTACAGATGTCTAATTGTTCATTAAATTAAAGGCAGAAATAATACCCTGCATTTCTTGTCTTGTACtgtattttcatttcagttgATGGTTGATAGATTCTCAGTGCCCCCTCAACCCCCCTCCTCACCCATTATTGGGTTAACCACAATGTAACTCTGGAAAGTAACTACACCATATTCATTGTTTAAAACTCTTTACTGATGTACatgttttaataaaacaaataaccaaaaaaatacacaaatccacagttatttaaaaacttaggatttttaaaaaacatgtctaTAAAAATACAACGTTTAAGGCAGTTTGGAAATGCATTTGTACATTTCTACAACGTCCATAAATTCTCTTGAAAATAAGAATGTTAACTTCAATTCTATAAAATACACTGTACATTTTAAGACTTCTAAATAAAGCACACTTCACAATGGACTGTGGGTTTTGATTCCTGGTGACAAATGGATTCTATACATTTCAGGGGGGAAAGGTGTAATATGGATGTgagtttaaaacttttaatttctttttaaaaataaattaacttctgaagcatacaatttataaaaattctaTATACAAAGTACAGCAACTGGTAACAAACCCcagttttaatacattttatatacgaTGTACCAGGGTTTAGCAACCCTGATAGGAGCAGAGGCAATATACATTCTCcgcatatttaaacataaaatttcttgatgtaaagaacaaaaatgacaaaaaaacaaacatcataaAGAGACTTTCATACATGGCAGTGCAgagcttttttaaataaaaagttgcaTTGTTCAACACCATGGCAACCCCTTAGATCAGCATTTTTGGACCCTTAATCCTAAGAAATGTGCTGAGATCAGAGTGGTAGCAATGAAATTAAGGTCAAGGGCTCAAACTTATCCAAAACCAATTTAGGGGTTCCCTCTAAGGCAATCGccacccaccctcacccccacgtCACTGAGAATTCTGGGCGCTGATACAAACAGTGAAAGAATGAATCGGTAAGTGGGACTTTTCTGTTTACATAGGATTGTAATATCCTCACTGGCCACAATCTATAAAAGTCGATACTGGCACTTTTTTCCCCCCTCAAAGGAAATATGCTAACAGACAGCCCCTTTGCAAATATAATTCCTCCTTCCCATCCCTTCAGATTGCTATGGCCCCACTGGTCAGCACCTTCCCTTTCGAGTCCAGCACTACTGTTCTGTCCCCCACATTCCCGCTTCCTCCCGGACGTCCTGAACACTGCAGCTAGGTTTCTGGACGGCAGACGAGTTGGGAGTTTCCGGAGCTTGGAATTGGGGCGAGGGAGGAGGTCCAAGAAGTCAAGCTCCGGAGAGGAGCTTCAGGGGAAGTGCCCAGAGTCGTGGCCGGGGAACCGGCTACACCAAGTTGACTTAGAAAAAGTTTTGAGAAGTATCCCCAACCATCCCCTCTATCTGTCCCAAGCCACAGGTGCCCGGCGCGGGGGCGAGGCGAGCACGGGAGTGGGACGCGGGCTCTCCCGCAGCCAACGGCGGGGGTCGCGAGGGCTAAAAGAGCGGcccaagcagcagcagcagcaagatggAGGCGAGTGGGGTCCAGGCGACCCGGGGCACCGAGCGGCCGCCGCTGCCGCTGCTCCTGCGCCCGGGCCCATAGGGCAGGTCCCCGCGGCCGCCCGCTGCAGCAGCGCCGCTGCCCGGGCGCGGTGGGTGCGGGACGCCGTCGTCGTCGTCCAGCGGCTGCTCACCACCCGCGCCCCCGGGGCGCTGCTCGTCATCGTAGTCCTCATCGTAGTAGTCGTCCAGGCCCCCATCCGAGCCGCTGCTGCCGGGGCCGTTGCCCAGCTCGGCGCCGAAGCACAGGCGGGCCATGTTCTCCTTGACAGACTCGCAGATGGGCCGCTCGAGGCCGTCGCACACGCAGTCGTTGAGCAGCGCCGCCTTGGGCATAGCCAGCATGTCCTCAATGACGGTGCGGCATTCGTCTGTGCAGCGCAGCCCGTTGAAGACCTTGCCGCAGTAAGTCAGGTAGCGGCTCAGCGCCAGGTTGCAGCGGCTGTCGCGGTCGCAGCGCCGCCGGGCCTCGGTGCAGCCCATGACCCCACCCGCGCCGGGGccgcccgcgccgccgccgctcGTCCGGGGCAGGCACGGCTCAATGGCGCGCTTGGTGGACTTGCAGTTCTCGTCCTGCGCGCAGTCACAGTCCTCCAGGGCGGGCCCGCGGCGCGTGTGGTTGAGCTGAATGAGGGCCGAGATGCAGTGGCTCGGGCAGCGCCAGCGCGACGAAAAGGACGCGGCCGAGACCGGGAAAGCGGCTTCGGCGGCGGCCCCGGGCGCGTCGCCCCCGCCGTGCTGCGCCAGCACCGGCGCGCACGCCTCGGCGTACTGGTTGTAGGCGTAGCTGCACTCCGGCTCCCCCT from Pongo abelii isolate AG06213 chromosome 13, NHGRI_mPonAbe1-v2.0_pri, whole genome shotgun sequence includes these protein-coding regions:
- the GAS1 gene encoding growth arrest-specific protein 1, producing MVAALLGGGGEARGVTVPGAWLCLMALLQLLGSAPRSSGLAHGRRLICWQALLQCQGEPECSYAYNQYAEACAPVLAQHGGGDAPGAAAEAAFPVSAASFSSRWRCPSHCISALIQLNHTRRGPALEDCDCAQDENCKSTKRAIEPCLPRTSGGGAGGPGAGGVMGCTEARRRCDRDSRCNLALSRYLTYCGKVFNGLRCTDECRTVIEDMLAMPKAALLNDCVCDGLERPICESVKENMARLCFGAELGNGPGSSGSDGGLDDYYDEDYDDEQRPGGAGGEQPLDDDDGVPHPPRPGSGAAAAGGRGDLPYGPGRRSSGSGGRSVPRVAWTPLASILLLLLLGPLF